In the Malania oleifera isolate guangnan ecotype guangnan chromosome 1, ASM2987363v1, whole genome shotgun sequence genome, one interval contains:
- the LOC131149156 gene encoding protein GRIM REAPER-like, whose amino-acid sequence MAATLFQLTAILLTLTLPLTLLASPSPMASLIAADAEDYEEYVIDTPLVNTGSLRGRFMASIIKKGTHCEVSNNICNGISANDGASLLFCCKKHCRNVLRDRNNCGRCGHKCGFGQLCCGGKCTNVGFDALHCGKCNKACGSGVKCEKGSCGYAS is encoded by the coding sequence ATGGCTGCCACTCTCTTCCAGCTCACAGCCATCCTTCTCACCCTTACCCTCCCTCTAACATTACTAGCCTCCCCCTCTCCAATGGCCTCTCTAATTGCTGCCGATGCTGAAGACTATGAGGAGTACGTAATTGACACTCCATTAGTCAACACCGGATCCTTAAGAGGGCGATTTATGGCGAGTATCATAAAGAAAGGTACACACTGTGAAGTTAGTAACAACATATGCAATGGGATTTCGGCAAATGATGGTGCTAGCCTCCTTTTTTGCTGTAAGAAGCATTGTCGAAATGTCCTTCGAGATAGGAACAACTGCGGGAGGTGCGGCCACAAATGTGGTTTTGGCCAACTTTGTTGTGGGGGTAAATGCACCAACGTTGGTTTTGATGCACTTCATTGCGGCAAGTGCAACAAAGCATGCGGTTCGGGAGTTAAATGCGAGAAAGGTTCTTGTGGATATGCTTCATGA